The sequence GCGCCCGGGTCTTTCTCTTCTGTTTGAAAGGCAGGTAGATATCTTCAAGACTTATTACATTATCGGCTTTTTCCAGGCTATCCTTCAGCTTTTCGCTGAGAAGATTTCTTTCGCTGAGAGATTCTAAAATTGCCTGACGGCGCCTGTCAAGTTCAGCAAACTTTGCCACAAGATCTCTTATGGCTGCGACCTGGATTTCATCGAGTAATCCAGTCGTTTCCTTACGGTATCTGGATATAAAAGGAACCGTTGCCCCTCCAGCAAGAAGTTCGGCGGTGGCCGTGACCTGAGGCGTTGAGATTTGAAGAGCTGCGGAAATACGTGTGTAATGTTGGCTGCTGGTCATGGAAAACTCACTTATTAACGATTTATTTTAAATTTGTTTTTAAATAGAGTGGTGCTGCGGTATAATGTGGAAAGTCAATATCACTTTTTACGGCAGTGGATTACATTTTGTATCGGTCGGGCGAGGGAAGTATACACTCTGGAAGAGACCCGGCAAAGCTATTAAACTTCATGTCCGGACAGGGAGGATTGTATGGCAAAGAAAGTGGCGACATTATGTGTACATTCTGCAAAAGATTTTAAGAACCAGGGAAAAGTCATTGCAAAGCTGGCCAAGCAAAATAAGCTTATCGCCATTACAAACCGGGTGGATCTCTTTATCGATGGTAAGCCCTGCCGACGCTGGTGGTTTGCTGATAAGAAGACTGGAGTCCTCCTCTCCGTGGAATATGGCCTTGTGGATAATGAGGCGATAAATTTTCTAACCAACGCTATTTAATCCTGGTTTTTTCTGTGATGGTTTGCACGATTTCTCTTTTTGAGAGAAATCGTGCTTTTTTGCTTTCACCACCTGCACTTTTCCATTTCCCTTTCATAATATATCCCATGTGCTACACTGACCGTATCTGAGTCTGGTTTCGTTATCTATAGGCAAGTGGGGCGGTCGGTATGCGTTTTGAGTCTGGAAAAGTAATCTCTGATTTTGATCCTCATTTTAAGATATTTCATGAACTGATGCCCTTCAAGGTACAGGAAATTCTTCTGGTTTCCAGTCCCTATGACGCATTTATTATGGAAGAGGATGGTTCCCTTGCGACTCGTATTGTAAATGAGTACCAGGGCTTGAATCTGAGTGGTGCTCCCCGCATCACGCTGGTGTCTTCGGGCAAAGAAGCTCTTGAAATCCTACGGCGCCAATCCTTTGATCTGGTTATAACCATGCCAAACGTCGGGGGCATGGACGCCTTTGCCCTCGGTGCTGCAATAAAAAAGATCCATCCTGTTCAGCAGGTTGTTCTTATATCTCACAGCCTTCGGGGTATATATCCCATACCTGAGAATGTTGATTGCCAATCCATTGATGATATCTATCTCTGGTGCTGTGAGGCAGATCTGCTCCTCTCCTTGATCAAGAATTTTGAAGATCATGTCAATGTCGATGCCGATACAGCCCGGGCCATGGTGAGGGTGATCATTATGGTTGAGGATTCGCCGGTATACAGATCGACTGTTCTTCCTATCCTCTATCATGAAGTAGTCCGTCAGACCCAGGCGGTGCTCGATGAAAGTCTCAACGAACCCCATCGATTGCTGCGCATGCGGGCAAGGCCTAAAATACTTACTGCCATTAATTATGAAGAGGCCATGGTTCTGTGTGAGGCTTACAAACCATATTTGTTTGGCATAATATCCGATGTTCGCTATCCGAGACAGGGGAAGATGGATGCCGAAGCGGGTATTCGTCTTCTTGAAAAGATGCGTGGTGAGGTTCCAGATCTGCCCATGCTGATGCTCTCTTCGGAACCTGAAAACAGAGCACGTGCCAAGGAGATCCCAGCTGTGTTTCTTGACAAGGATTCACCTTTCATTAGAGATGAAATTCATTCGTTTTTTCTCGATTATCTTGGCTTTGGTGATTTTGTTTTTCGACATCCCGATGGCGCACCAATTGCCCGTGCTTCAAATCTGTATGAATTTGAGCAACAGCTCCGTATTCTGCCATCTGAATCGTTGCGCTATCATGCCGAGTGCAACCATTTTTCCAATTGGGTTATGGCACGGGCTGAAGTTGCCCTTGCAGCACGCCTCCATCGTGATCATGTGAGTGGAATTAAAAACTGCGCTGATCTGCGTGACGATCTGGTCTTTAAGGTACATTCTCTCCGTAAGCTCCGACAGCTTGGAGTCGTGGTGAAGTTTTCTCGTGAGTACTTTGATCCTGATGTTATGGATTTTGTGAAAATAGGAAACGGCTCTCTTGGGGGAAAGGCGCGGGGGCTTGCTTTTATGTGGATGCAATTACAGCAGTCACGGGGATCTCATCCTATTTTGTCACAGAATAATGTCAGCCTTCCCAAGACCTGTGTTATTACCGCAGATGGTTTTGATGATTTTATCAGTGAAAATCAGTTACGGCTGGATAAAAATGCAAGTGATGAAGAGATTGCCGAAACCTTTCTTGCAGCGCAACTTCCCGGTTGGCTGCAGGAGGATCTGCGTGCCTTTCTGCAAAAAATCACCTTCCCTCTTTCGGTCCGTTCTTCAAGCCTTCTTGAAGATGCTCACTTTAAACCCTACGCAGGCCTCTATTCCACGTATTTTCTGCCCAATAATCACCCGTCTTTCAGTCTTCGCTGCCAGCAGCTCGAAGAGGCAGTCAAGCTTGTATATGCCTCAACCTGGTTTGAGAGTCCAAGGGCCTATTCCAAGGTGTCCGAGCAGGGCCGTGAGGATTCCATGGCTGTGATTGTCCAGCAGGTAGTGGGCCAGGATCATGGAGGTTTTTACTACCCGCATATCTCAGGTGTTGCCCAATCACATAACTACTATCCGGTGATGAAAATGAAGGCGGAGGAGGGTATTTCCCATATTGCTCTTGGTATCGGTAAGACCGTCGTTGAGGGAGAGCGTTCGCTGCGTTTTTCTCCGGCACACCCAAAACGGCTTGTTCAGTTTTCCACAGTGGATGATATCCTCACAAACTCTCAACGCCATTTCTATGCACTCGATATGAGTCATTCCACCCAACTGGATCGTAAGGGGTCAAACCTGGTTAAACGACTGGTTCAGGATGCAGAAAATGAAGATCCGGTACAGATTCTTTCCTCAACCTATATTCCTGATGAAAACAGAATCCGGGATACTGCTATGCCTGGAGTCAAGGTCGTTACCTTTGCCAGGATTCTTAAACATCAGCTCTATCCATTGCCTGAAATTCTTCTGGAGTTACTTGATCTTGGCCGGCGCGGAATGGGCTGTGAGGTGGAAATCGAGTTTGCTGTACGTCTGGATCCAAAGATCAATAGAAGTGAATTCTTTTTTCTACAAATGCGGCCCATGGTGACGGGTGGCGAAAATAGTGATGTCGCGATTTGTTCCCAGGAAATCAAAAGGGCATTCTGTTTCTCCAGATCCTGTCTTGGGCATGGCCGACTGGAGACCATGGCAGATATCATTCTTGTCAGGCCAGAGAGCTTTGATGCCGGAGCCACCAGGAATATTGCAGGAGAGATTAATGCATTGAACGCACGGCTCCAGGCTGAGAAACGTCCCTATCTACTGATTGGGCCCGGGCGTTGGGGTTCTGCCGATCCATGGCTTGGTATTCCTGTGCAGTGGCGTGATATCTCAGGGGTTGGAGCAATAGTCGAGCTGCAGAATGAACAGCTTCATGCTGATCCTTCCCAGGGGTCTCATTTTTTTCAGAATATAACATCACTTGGTATTCCCTATCTGACGGTTAAGGAGACGAAGGATGGATCTTCCGGAATATGCAGTGGGAAAGATGTGGATAGTTGTCTCAATTGGGATTGGCTTATGGGGCAGAAAGAATTTCAGGATACCCGATATCTACGTCATATTCGTTTTTCCGTTTCCTTTGTGATGAAGTGTAACGGAAAAGAGGAACTGGCTGTCATTTACCAGAAGGATGGAGAGGGGGGGACAGCGAAAACCTGTGAAGAGGTACGAAGAAAGTAATAAACTGAATGTGATTATAAGACTTCTCAGAATTTAATGTTTACCGAATAATTTATCTAGTGTTATGGAGGAATATATGAATGACATTATCAGCTTAATCAAAAGCAAAGA comes from Desulfocapsa sulfexigens DSM 10523 and encodes:
- a CDS encoding PEP/pyruvate-binding domain-containing protein, which codes for MRFESGKVISDFDPHFKIFHELMPFKVQEILLVSSPYDAFIMEEDGSLATRIVNEYQGLNLSGAPRITLVSSGKEALEILRRQSFDLVITMPNVGGMDAFALGAAIKKIHPVQQVVLISHSLRGIYPIPENVDCQSIDDIYLWCCEADLLLSLIKNFEDHVNVDADTARAMVRVIIMVEDSPVYRSTVLPILYHEVVRQTQAVLDESLNEPHRLLRMRARPKILTAINYEEAMVLCEAYKPYLFGIISDVRYPRQGKMDAEAGIRLLEKMRGEVPDLPMLMLSSEPENRARAKEIPAVFLDKDSPFIRDEIHSFFLDYLGFGDFVFRHPDGAPIARASNLYEFEQQLRILPSESLRYHAECNHFSNWVMARAEVALAARLHRDHVSGIKNCADLRDDLVFKVHSLRKLRQLGVVVKFSREYFDPDVMDFVKIGNGSLGGKARGLAFMWMQLQQSRGSHPILSQNNVSLPKTCVITADGFDDFISENQLRLDKNASDEEIAETFLAAQLPGWLQEDLRAFLQKITFPLSVRSSSLLEDAHFKPYAGLYSTYFLPNNHPSFSLRCQQLEEAVKLVYASTWFESPRAYSKVSEQGREDSMAVIVQQVVGQDHGGFYYPHISGVAQSHNYYPVMKMKAEEGISHIALGIGKTVVEGERSLRFSPAHPKRLVQFSTVDDILTNSQRHFYALDMSHSTQLDRKGSNLVKRLVQDAENEDPVQILSSTYIPDENRIRDTAMPGVKVVTFARILKHQLYPLPEILLELLDLGRRGMGCEVEIEFAVRLDPKINRSEFFFLQMRPMVTGGENSDVAICSQEIKRAFCFSRSCLGHGRLETMADIILVRPESFDAGATRNIAGEINALNARLQAEKRPYLLIGPGRWGSADPWLGIPVQWRDISGVGAIVELQNEQLHADPSQGSHFFQNITSLGIPYLTVKETKDGSSGICSGKDVDSCLNWDWLMGQKEFQDTRYLRHIRFSVSFVMKCNGKEELAVIYQKDGEGGTAKTCEEVRRK